ATATAATGCTAGAAATAAGTAAGTATCTTGATCGTAGACCATTGGTGTGTTTGGatacataatttattttaaatattaaatttgttgcatcataaacacattctccaaccttttttatattttcaaccatCTTCTTTTTTCGCATTAATCACAACACAAAAAAAGTAGTATGGTAATTATTAaagtattttttaaataattttataagtcaggttttttaatgttttcattgcatttccttttgtttctgcAGAAACTGGAACATGGGCTGCTGGGGCTTTTATACCTATGGTAGGTAAGATTAAACTAAAATTGAACAGGAGAGGTCCTGTCTTTTACACCTATGGTAGGTCagtttttcacttttcttctatcccatttaataatgctagaaattattaagTATTTTGGTTGTAGACCATTGGTGTGTTTGGGTACATAATTTTTTTcgaatattatttttattgcatcataaacatgttcaacacaaaaaaaaatgtagtacggtaattattaaaataattttttcaactGTGTTAGTAAATGGAAAGATGTACCAAACaccaaagaaaattggaaaattagtGTCACCTGAAATCTCCTTCAAAGCATCCTTGAAGCTAGTGGGTGTTTTATGGGAGATTAGTGATATTACAAAGGGTGAGATTAGGCAGACCCGACCCACGTCTATGGTATTTGCTTCCATTTGGCACCCTCTGATACCtttgaaagtttcatttttcatgttGAGACTACTTCTGAGGAGAATACCGACACCGGATAAGCTTCGTaaatttggtttccatttgCCGTCAAAGTGCTTTTGCTGTACTGAGCCTTCCGAGGAGTCTATTGAGCATTTATTCTCCAATGGACACATTGCGTCATTCCtttggaattattttggagggttaTGTGGAATAAAATTCTCAGGATCTTTTCTACGAGCACGCATAGTAGATTGGTGGTTGAATTCACAGGATTCCGAGTTACGAAGGATTATTTGCCGTATTCTTCCTAGTGTAATTTGCTGGCAGATTTGGAAGGCAAGGAACAAAGCAATGTTTGAGGGTGTCCAGATGCAATCATCGGCCATTCGCCAAGCCATCTTCTCAGAAATCCAATCCATGGTAGGAATACATTTTAAACAATTGATAAGACTACAATCCTTTTGTCAATTGTATGATTGGTCAAAGGCACCTGGGGGTACGGTTGTATATCAAGGTATCCGCTGGGAAACCAAAGAGACAGGGAGGTATACTCTTAACACGGATGGATGTGCTAAGGGTAATCCAGGAATAGGGGGAGGTGGGGGCATACTCCGGGATTCCACTGGATTACCAATGATTGGTTTTTCGGCATATCTGGGAGAAACTACATGTCTCCGTGCAGAGGCTTGTGCCCTTCTTATTGGTCTTCAGATCTGTATACATAACGGTTTTGGAAACATATGTGTACAATCAGATTCATTGGTTTTAATTGGGATCATTCAACGTCGTACTCAGTGTCCGTGGACAATTCGAAGATACGTCAACCAGATTTGGCAGTTATTAGATGATCCACCTAGATTCACGCACTGCTATCGGGAGGCTAACACAGTTGCTGATGCTTTATCTAATGTGGGTATATCTCATCCAGATAAACAAATTGAGGTTTACGATACTTTCAGTAAATTCCCAAGGTTGGCTCGTGGGGCAATCCGTTTGGACAGAATAGGGATACCTTCAATCAGAAAAATGAGGATTATGTAAGAGGAATATTTGGTTATATTTTtcatgaataaaaaaaaaaaaaaaagtattttacaactatcaaaaaaaaaaaaaaaaaaaaacaaagggtgAGATTATTACAAACGTGTATGAAAATCCCCTGGTGGCCAATTGTGGCGTCTAAAACACCAGACGCATCGATTTTTAAAATTCCGACCATGCAGCTGGAAATCAATCCGGAACAAGATGAATGATGCAAAATCTTGAACAAATGGATTGATTAACTTGTTTAGTTAATTGAAGTCATGTGCACCTTTTGTCCAAtaacattttcttcttttttttctttttccctaagGCGCGGTGCATCAAGGCATTTGCTTTCAGCAAAACTCAGATGAACATCATGCATGTtctatttatcaaaaaaaaaaaaaaagaattgtatTTGGATAGttgattatttggaataattttctgaaaaaaatattgtagtacttttttaatgtgctgtatgtgaaataaaagataattaaaaaatatgttgatgaaacaaacaaataaattttgacaaataatctaCTATACAAACAAAAGTATTTGGAGGTTGTGGCAACAGACgggatatttttttttccccattacAATCTCAGTTGGGAATAGTTCAGCATAAATTATCCAAACTGACCAACTACTTCCTGCAACAAGAAAATGCGATTTAATCATGTGATACAGACGTTAATCACTAAGCAAGATTAGCATGCTTGAGGGCCTTGAAAATGTCTACTTGTTCAGTGGTCTTCTATAAAAACCAACCGTGATGAGATAATTATCAAACTGCTAGTGCTGATTAATGTACATTTACcttgttgaaaaagaaagaattataCCTACTTTGCTTGAATTTACATCTGACAAATGTGTAACgtaattgaaaaagaaattcacTAATTTTCCTTTCAACTTCAATTGTATAAGTTGAAATGTATAGAACTTTAGTAATATTTTTATAGTTTATTTTTTCACCAATAAATTTTTTCCCTAATCATGTAAAATAAGCGGGATGTTTTTCTCTATCTAAAAATATGTAATTGTGGAGATAAAATTTAACAAGACTTGTAAAATGAAATTAATTCTTCTATTaatatttacatatttattatatatttttctaaGTATATAATAATTAGTATCTAAAAGTACTTTATTAAATTAATACACACAGGTTCAACTAGTGACCCAATTCCTGTGCTGGACTCCTTATCATGTCAAGTTTAATAATTATGCATTCTCCAACTAGAAAATACAACTTAATCATGAAATACTCATGTTCATCACTGAATAAGATTTGTATCCTTGTGAGCTCTCAAAATATCTACTTATTTTGTGGCCTTAGGTAAAAAGCCCATTGTGACGAGACAATTGTCAAACTGCTCATTATTATACTTTTTTTATATGATAGATTTTATACTATAATTATTTGTACTCTACATTAAGAAATACGACACAAGTTTAGTATCCTTGTGAGCTCTCAAAATATCTACTTATTTTGTGACCTTAAGTAAAAAGCCAATTGTGACGAGACAATTGTCAAACTGCTCATTAttgtacttttttttatatGATAGATTTTATACTATAATTATTTGTACTCTACGTTAAGAGGAGGGGATCTAAAAAGATCAAAGGAAACTCGTCGACCCTGATGAGTGCATAGGCACCCACTAGCAAAATATTTCTAATAAAATTTGGATATTAGAATGTAAACCAAGAATTTGATCCTTaacctacaatcaaataaaacttTCTTGACGGCCAACTACTCTGTTACTCTAGCAGCAGAGTAGTTGGTTTGTTGATTAGTGTTATTGACGTACTCTGTAATTAGTACTAATTAATGTACACTTCCCttgttgaaatttgaaaaagaaagaagaaagaaggagacCTAGCTCACTTGAATTTACATCTATAAATATACTACGTAATTGGAAAAGAACTTAGCTAGTTTGCCATATTATTCTGAATTGTTTAACCTCTTGGCTCTTCAAATACCAGCATTGGCTACCCCTTATTGCTAATTGATCAGGCTAAATTGAGCTACGGGAAGTGCGTATAAGGAAAGAGGCTGCCTAAAACCATGGAATGCGCTTCAAATATCAGGCTTCCGGTCATAAATTTAACGGAGGAAATCCTAAGATCCGGAAAAGATTCTTGGACTGAAGCGCGAAACATTGTCACACGGGCATTTGAAGAGTATGGCTGTTTCATAGCTGTTCATGATAAGTATCCTTCAGAGGTTAGTGATTCCTTATTCTCTGAGCTGCAAGATTTATTTAACCTGCCGTTGGAGATTAAAGTCCAAAACACTTCTCAAACTCCCCTCTCTGGTTATGCTCGGCCAAGACCCAACGTGAACCTCTACGAAAGCATGTGCATTGAAGATGCAACAAATCTTGAAGCAGTCGAGAAGTTCGCAAATCAGATGTGGCCCTCCAAAAATAACCATTTCTGGTAAACTTGTTTCCATTAATATGTAATTCTTCTTATAGTTTATTGCTACTATGCATTATTCACATCCGAAAtg
The DNA window shown above is from Coffea arabica cultivar ET-39 chromosome 5e, Coffea Arabica ET-39 HiFi, whole genome shotgun sequence and carries:
- the LOC113708453 gene encoding uncharacterized protein: MVFASIWHPLIPLKVSFFMLRLLLRRIPTPDKLRKFGFHLPSKCFCCTEPSEESIEHLFSNGHIASFLWNYFGGLCGIKFSGSFLRARIVDWWLNSQDSELRRIICRILPSVICWQIWKARNKAMFEGVQMQSSAIRQAIFSEIQSMVGIHFKQLIRLQSFCQLYDWSKAPGGTVVYQGIRWETKETGRYTLNTDGCAKGNPGIGGGGGILRDSTGLPMIGFSAYLGETTCLRAEACALLIGLQICIHNGFGNICVQSDSLVLIGIIQRRTQCPWTIRRYVNQIWQLLDDPPRFTHCYREANTVADALSNVGISHPDKQIEVYDTFSKFPRLARGAIRLDRIGIPSIRKMRIM